From the Diospyros lotus cultivar Yz01 chromosome 13, ASM1463336v1, whole genome shotgun sequence genome, one window contains:
- the LOC127788161 gene encoding uncharacterized protein LOC127788161, which translates to MERFLENMLTYVSREEPIRHTTTALELYRHLRPPVFKGRIGDDPSSTEYWLEQIKKLLQHLQCSEEEKVRCATYTLEEEAGRWWRSTERSMIRSQQEREEEDEDAPMYTWAGFKEEFNAKYFPKSWKEERIWEFMRLRQMDEMSQVLSGWDIETYKEALHRALTIERNLTRAKIINSEEGRKDGKPGSSITRPRDDGKSPRCKRKHPGKMCVLRCYGCGEEGHIRRNCPKIKATPQAGYQGKVVCYNYGQPGHISRDCLKRQKMEPPSGSAQNVHPDRVYNLTCEDAEADPAVIEGTLFFSNTPVHALIDPGATHSFVSHASVEGLKLEPRELGYQMVIATPMGSTLRTTVGCRGCIFNMGGENFKIDLVVLDIQDFDIIIGMDFLSLHEAKIDCKSKTVSLPKSNGEWITFQGQGRKIRRERGVTLQALQIAKPESRKKSLELESVRVVKEYPKVFPEELPGLPPQREIEFSIDLVSGTQPISIPPYKMAPAKMRELKEQL; encoded by the exons ATGGAGCGATTTCTAGAGAACATGCTGACATACGTGAGTCGAGAGGAGCCTATTCGGCACACGACCACGGCATTAGAGCTATACCGACATTTGAGACCCCCTGTGTTCAAAGGAAGGATTGGTGATGATCCTAGCTCAACTGAATATTGGCTTGAGCAGATAAAGAAACTACTACAACACCTTCAGTGCAGTGAAGAAGAGAAAGTTAGATGCGCGACCTATAcgttggaagaagaagcaggtcgGTGGTGGCGGTCTACCGAGCGTTCGATGATAAGGTCTCAACAAGAacgcgaggaagaagatgaagatgcgcCAATGTATACTTGGGCGGGATTCAAGGAAGAGTTTAACGCCAAGTATTTTCCCAAGAgctggaaggaagaaagaatctgGGAGTTTATGAGGCTCAGGCAAATGGATGAGATGTCT CAAGTTTTAAGTGGATGGGACATTGAAACCTACAAAGAAGCATTGCACCGAGCTTTAACCATTGAGAGGAATCTGACGCGGGCCAAGATAATCAATTcagaggaaggaaggaaggacgGTAAACCAGGAAGTTCGATTACTCGACCAAGGGACGACGGGAAGTCCCCTCGATGTAAGAGGAAACACCCTGGGAAAATGTGTGTTTTGAGATGCTATGGGTGCGGCGAAGAAGGCCACATCAGGAGAAACTGCCCAAAAATTAAAGCAACGCCCCAAGCTGGGTATCAGGGAAAAGTGGTGTGCTACAACTACGGTCAACCGGGACATATATCGCGAGATTGCTTGAAAAGGCAGAAGATGGAACCACCGAGTGGAAGTGCACAAAATGTTCATCCGGATCGGGTGTACAATCTAACTTGTGAGGACGCTGAGGCTGATCCTGCAGTTATTGAAGGTACATTGTTCTTCTCAAATACTCCAGTTCATGCTTTAATAGATCCGGGTGCTACGCATTCATTCGTTTCGCATGCATCAGTAGAAGGTTTAAAGTTAGAACCTAGGGAATTGGGCTACCAAATGGTAATAGCTACACCGATGGGTTCGACCCTAAGAACTACGGTGGGGTGCCGTGGGTGTATTTTCAATATGGGAGGGGAAAATTTCAAGATCGATTTAGTGGTGTTAGACATTCAAGATTTTGACATAATTATAGGAATGGATTTTCTATCGCTACATGAGGCTAAGATAGATTGTAAgagtaagaccgtgagcttacCCAAGTCGAACGGAGAGTGGATCACGTTTCAAGGCCAGGGTAGGAAGATTAGGAGGGAACGTGGCGTGACTTTGCAAGCATTGCAAATAGCCAAACCCGAATCAAGAAAGAAAAGTCTCGAGTTGGAATCAGTGAGGGTTGTGAAAGAGTATCCTAAGGTTTTTCCCGAggaattaccaggattacctccccaaagagaaattgaattctCGATAGACCTTGTATCAGGTACACAGCCAATATCCATACCCCCGTACAAGATGGCTCCAGCTAAGATGAGAGAGTTGAAGGAGCAGTTGTAA
- the LOC127789178 gene encoding probable serine/threonine-protein kinase WNK5 — protein MYKTRLGEHIDGAKLQLGYVEVDPSARYGRFREVLGKGATKTVYKAFDEVLGMEVAWNQVKLNQVFRSPEELERLYSEVHLLKNLHHESVIRFYASWIDVDHRTFNFITEMFTSGTLREYRQRYKRVNIGAVKNWARQILRGLVYLHGHDPPVIHRDLKCDNIFINGHVGQVKIGDLGLAAILRSGSHHAHSVIGTPEFMAPELYEEDYDQLVDVYSFGMCVLEMLTSEYPYGECSNPAQIYKKVTSGKLPEAFYRIEDDEARRLVAKCLETASKRPSAQELLEDPFLASGKLEESLLLPTMARSPSQRSVVGAGKLADEPLSPANSRSSDMIITGSMDPEDDTIFLKVKITHKDGQVRNVYFPFDTVSDTPEGVAMEMVKELEISEWEPLEIAEMIDEEISALVPAWKEASHHHQHIFNYYDEHEDEEDDDDRAHDHPPFYCFSSHSSSQASPPQLRCAKNAFPAHDWMPENMFRINDDASSQSSLNSYNYSHLVYWSSNDHINDFDMMNSKTCESNVTARSMHNSTRFCPEDRSKSQNFHSQTSSDQRLKMISRTKSFLDVRSQLLRRSFAEQISNRRLFKTVGSVENIGYKDPGEFSGGNMPLYCECPTRSPGNPAGRRGFEW, from the exons ATGTACAAAACGCGGTTAGGGGAACACATTGATGGAGCCAAGCTGCAGCTTGGATATGTTGAAGTGGACCCATCTGCCCGCTACGGACGT TTCAGAGAAGTTCTGGGCAAAGGGGCAACGAAAACAGTGTACAAGGCGTTTGATGAAGTGCTGGGAATGGAGGTGGCGTGGAACCAGGTGAAGCTAAACCAGGTGTTCCGGTCGCCGGAGGAACTGGAGCGCCTTTACTCGGAGGTGCACCTCTTGAAGAACCTTCACCATGAATCTGTAATACGATTCTACGCATCTTGGATAGACGTTGACCACCGGACTTTCAACTTCATCACCGAGATGTTCACTTCAGGCACCCTCagaga GTACAGACAGAGGTATAAGAGAGTCAACATTGGAGCTGTGAAGAATTGGGCACGCCAAATCCTAAGAGGTCTAGTTTATTTGCATGGCCATGACCCTCCAGTGATACATCGAGACCTCAAGTGTGACAATATCTTCATCAACGGCCATGTTGGGCAAGTCAAGATCGGTGACCTAGGCTTAGCAGCCATACTCCGTAGTGGCTCACATCACGCCCACAGCGTCATAGGGACCCCAGAATTTATGGCACCAGAGCTATATGAAGAAGATTACGACCAGCTCGTGGATGTATACTCATTTGGCATGTGTGTCCTAGAAATGCTCACTTCTGAGTACCCATATGGCGAGTGCTCCAATCCTGCTCAAATCTACAAGAAAGTCACTTCG GGGAAGTTGCCGGAAGCATTCTATCGTattgaagatgatgaagccCGGCGCTTGGTGGCTAAATGCTTGGAGACGGCCTCAAAGAGGCCATCGGCGCAAGAGCTCTTGGAAGACCCGTTTCTTGCATCCGGTAAATTAGAAGAGTCACTACTACTGCCCACCATGGCCAGGAGCCCTAGCCAACGTTCCGTCGTCGGTGCCGGAAAATTGGCAGATGAGCCCCTTTCGCCGGCTAATTCAAGGAGTTCAGACATGATTATCACCGGGTCGATGGATCCAGAGGATGACACCATATTTCTCAAAGTGAAGATCACTCACAAGGATG GCCAGGTGAGAAACGTGTACTTCCCGTTTGACACTGTGAGCGACACTCCGGAGGGCGTGGCAATGGAGATGGTGAAGGAATTGGAGATCAGTGAGTGGGAGCCATTGGAGATTGCTGAGATGATTGATGAGGAGATCTCTGCTCTGGTTCCTGCTTGGAAGGAAGCATCCCATCATCATCAGCATATCTTCAATTATTACGACGaacatgaagatgaagaagacgaCGACGACAGAGCCCACGACCACCCTCCTTTCTACTGTTTCTCTTCCCATTCTTCGTCCCAAGCTTCTCCCCCCCAGCTTCGTTGTGCCAAGAATGCCTTTCCTGCCCATGATTGGATGCCAG AGAATATGTTTCGCATTAACGATGATGCGAGTTCTCAAAGCTCTCTGAATTCCTACAACTACTCGCACTTGGTCTATTGGTCAAGCAATGATCATATTAATGACTTCGACATGATGAATTCCAAAACCTGCGAATCCAACGTTACTGCAAGGTCGATGCACAATTCTACCAGATTCTGTCCGGAAGATCGAAGCAAAAGCCAAAATTTTCACAGCCAAACCAGTTCCGATCAGCGACTGAAGATGATAAGCCGCACGAAATCTTTCCTGGACGTGCGAAGCCAATTGCTCCGCCGCTCGTTCGCGGAGCAGATAAGCAACCGCCGCCTCTTCAAGACTGTTGGGTCAGTGGAGAACATCGGGTACAAGGATCCCGGCGAGTTCTCCGGCGGCAACATGCCGCTATACTGCGAGTGTCCAACGAGGTCGCCGGGAAACCCTGCTGGACGACGAGGATTTGAATGGTGA